In Gossypium arboreum isolate Shixiya-1 chromosome 5, ASM2569848v2, whole genome shotgun sequence, a single genomic region encodes these proteins:
- the LOC108451855 gene encoding zinc finger protein ZAT10-like, protein MALEALNSPTTTATPTFHFEDTTNLHCLESFTKRKRSKRPRFDHVTTEEEYLALCLIMLARGGDANSTDTSVIPQRHRSPTPTASPPPAPAPAPTSTEQKVSYNCSVCNKSFNSYQALGGHKASHRKLSGGNDDQSTSTTTSATAGGVISSALNPSGKTHQCSICHKSFPTGQALGGHKRCHYEGGAGNNASVTASASGVTTSEGVGSTNTMSHISQRIDFDLNLPALPEFSPANFFVSGGDDEVESPHPAKKPRLLVRMPPKMQVNETN, encoded by the coding sequence ATGGCTTTAGAAGCTCTCAACTCTCCAACTACAACCGCTACGCCTACTTTCCACTTTGAAGATACCACTAACTTACACTGCCTGGAATCGTTCACCAAGCGTAAGCGTTCCAAGCGACCGCGTTTCGATCATGTTACCACCGAGGAAGAATACCTCGCTCTCTGCCTTATCATGCTAGCACGCGGCGGTGATGCCAACTCCACGGACACTTCTGTTATCCCACAGCGCCATCGCTCTCCTACTCCAACCGCCTCACCACCGCCTGCACCAGCACCAGCACCTACCTCAACAGAGCAAAAGGTTAGCTACAACTGCAGCGTTTGCAACAAGTCCTTTAACTCTTACCAAGCTTTGGGTGGTCACAAAGCCAGCCACCGTAAGCTTTCAGGCGGAAACGATGACCAGTCAACGTCGACAACCACCTCTGCCACTGCTGGCGGAGTTATTTCATCTGCTTTGAACCCAAGCGGTAAAACCCACCAGTGTTCTATCTGCCACAAAAGCTTCCCTACTGGCCAGGCGTTGGGAGGCCACAAGCGATGCCACTATGAAGGTGGGGCTGGGAATAATGCTAGCGTAACCGCTAGCGCCAGCGGCGTGACGACATCTGAAGGAGTGGGCTCAACCAATACCATGAGCCACATCAGCCAGCGAATCGACTTTGACCTGAACCTACCGGCTTTGCCAGAATTCTCACCGGCTAACTTCTTCGTATCTGGCGGTGATGATGAAGTGGAAAGTCCACACCCTGCTAAGAAGCCACGTCTCTTGGTGCGGATGCCACCCAAAATGCAAGTCAACGAAACAAATtag
- the LOC108489889 gene encoding adenine phosphoribosyltransferase 1, chloroplastic-like isoform X2, translated as MASQDEQDPRISNISSAIRVIPDFPKPGIEARGFIFGPPIALAIGAKFVPMRKPNKLPGEVLSEEYSLEYGKDTMEMHVDAVKAGERALIIDDLVATGGTLSAAISLLERVGVHVVECACVIELPELKGRERLGGKPLFVLVSST; from the exons ATGGCGTCTCAAGATGAACAAGACCCTCGGATTTCCAACATTTCTTCTGCGATTCGTGTCATCCCTGACTTCCCAAAACCTG GTATAGAAGCAAGGGGATTCATTTTTGGCCCACCTATAGCATTGGCTATTGGGGCAAAGTTTGTTCCTATGAGGAAACCCAATAAATTGCCGG GGGAGGTTTTATCGGAGGAGTATTCTTTGGAGTATGGAAAGGACACAATGGAGATGCATGTTGATGCTGTCAAAGCAGGAGAACGTGCTTTGATAATAGATGATCTTGTTGCCACTGGTGGAACCTTGTCTGCTGCAATCAGCCTACTCG AACGCGTAGGGGTGCACGTTGTGGAGTGTGCTTGTGTTATTGAATTACCCGAGCTAAAG GGACGGGAACGGTTAGGAGGGAAACCACTGTTTGTTCTTGTAAGCTCCACTTGA
- the LOC108489889 gene encoding adenine phosphoribosyltransferase 1, chloroplastic-like isoform X1: MASQDEQDPRISNISSAIRVIPDFPKPGIIFQDITTLLLDTKAFRDTIDLFVERYRGKDISVVAGIEARGFIFGPPIALAIGAKFVPMRKPNKLPGEVLSEEYSLEYGKDTMEMHVDAVKAGERALIIDDLVATGGTLSAAISLLERVGVHVVECACVIELPELKGRERLGGKPLFVLVSST, encoded by the exons ATGGCGTCTCAAGATGAACAAGACCCTCGGATTTCCAACATTTCTTCTGCGATTCGTGTCATCCCTGACTTCCCAAAACCTG GGATAATCTTTCAAGACATAACAACTTTGCTTCTTGATACCAAAGCATTTCGTGATACTATTGATTTGTTTGTTGAGAGGTACAGAGGGAAAGATATATCTGTCGTTGCAG GTATAGAAGCAAGGGGATTCATTTTTGGCCCACCTATAGCATTGGCTATTGGGGCAAAGTTTGTTCCTATGAGGAAACCCAATAAATTGCCGG GGGAGGTTTTATCGGAGGAGTATTCTTTGGAGTATGGAAAGGACACAATGGAGATGCATGTTGATGCTGTCAAAGCAGGAGAACGTGCTTTGATAATAGATGATCTTGTTGCCACTGGTGGAACCTTGTCTGCTGCAATCAGCCTACTCG AACGCGTAGGGGTGCACGTTGTGGAGTGTGCTTGTGTTATTGAATTACCCGAGCTAAAG GGACGGGAACGGTTAGGAGGGAAACCACTGTTTGTTCTTGTAAGCTCCACTTGA
- the LOC128292622 gene encoding uncharacterized protein LOC128292622, with protein MKSVAAFHDGAWDSFNIMFSNEDHLDFAHQVLNQFSFPLEHDERLSFINPSTFVPNLEADMSIAGVSRSLFSSSNALDSHFHYKTQESNQSSNSSSNTFVPLPNYETSFLGGSSHMAVTNDITMSLDIPMDIGGGSDKITDSFPPAFPNIAMDDTVNVIEDSSTDCLPKLDGGYPADSAVLADEILLKRQFDVLELHDEGDKISTYSSETTKKRPRVSKDVRE; from the coding sequence ATGAAGTCTGTTGCAGCTTTTCATGATGGAGCTTGGGACTCGTTTAACATAATGTTCTCCAATGAAGATCATCTGGATTTCGCACACCAGGTTCTTAATCAGTTTTCGTTTCCGCTGGAGCATGACGAGCGGTTGAGCTTCATAAATCCGTCGACTTTTGTTCCTAATCTTGAAGCCGATATGAGCATTGCTGGGGTCAGTCGGAGTTTATTTAGTTCTTCCAATGCTCTCGACTCTCATTTTCACTACAAAACTCAGGAAAGTAATCAAAGTAGCAATTCTAGCAGTAATACCTTTGTTCCCCTTCCAAATTATGAAACCTCTTTCCTTGGTGGTTCTAGTCATATGGCTGTAACAAATGATATCACCATGTCCTTGGATATTCCAATGGACATTGGCGGGGGGAGTGATAAAATTACTGACTCGTTTCCCCCAGCATTCCCCAACATAGCAATGGACGACACGGTTAACGTCATCGAAGACTCGAGCACCGACTGCTTACCAAAATTAGATGGCGGCTATCCAGCTGATAGTGCTGTGCTTGCCGACGAAATTCTGCTCAAGAGGCAGTTTGATGTGCTGGAACTGCATGATGAAGGGGATAAAATCAGTACCTATTCATCTGAGACCACAAAGAAAAGACCTCGGGTTTCAAAAGATGTAAGAGAATAA
- the LOC108453092 gene encoding uncharacterized protein LOC108453092 isoform X1, producing MAMSSSEQPLKKRRLFDPPPDTVSQPETSVAPPTTPPPLSQEEILLRRRNRDEIRSVYENYKRIKSCISLKGKDARCMPELEQAYHALITASRGCLSVQRLVADFVPRYASHCPTALESATKAIIDVHNSSLAVISRGEDADNVAFQTAKACIFGLADICSMASIEAPSSLVARGICSTVFQNVLSFLIASFQGKELFQIVDRDICKILDSDEMFSKLKQKFSDEDESSLTKLFKLRILSLLRILSCCPKKLLSACFELIRSSETDEADKGLYFLRQATGRLDDLDPTCGLDKIKVEPKSCMDSLGTSTKTSVLSGETPGSDSCTAIEDSSSVLKSSLLGLVFGKNPSLRNWMLLKYKKLCKSSPAKSVPEIVSSLEGIFELFGEGINMEASLVDSDEDDSDSSKFSSQPNLISRGSNQHETLSDQSGRGKSSNETCIENLSGQYLNPHIVPPETNLHLNAGSSHDSGGSRSMDFERHDHGDLTSSRSSVPRDQSSHQLLSPATRTPRDLRGNSFEGRNHFKNVDMSQGSNSSGTSALRSASGGVNNALASPSNRYGASSLSVWYFDSDPASLGIFSASRQLWLGSLGPDASEGYIRFELERFGPIEQFFFFPVKGFALVEYRNIIDAIRAREYIRGCFPWRVMFMDIGLGTRGSVNGVSVGSSSHVYVGNISSQWAKDETLHESRKVIYKGPYMVIDLTCECALLLEYETPEEAAAVMAHLRQHRKERNGHMPPFNAAAPAVSMPHVDSGRSGAAPPIHADIINNTSGNMSSSSMELVSPKLRMENHGTPAPGAHPFQSNWPPEGAVRKGDGYDNNLIADPAQGGGAAVSGASAQVWSYQKPESEMHSAPGSMPCIMPIATQNLTAPPPPPQLQAPPFMRPVYHPPNSSWDPRGLNHQFPQNPISPGVVPNTFHGNAVPPPPPPPFVSASVTPLAQMQGPPVQHFEQRFPHPVVPPPLSSMPPPPPPPLSPPPLPQSLPPLVPPPPNSPPPPPPPPIAESTDMGSSEQCVKYQWQGSLCKSGAHYCTIYAQRLDSDLCKYSNASPEPTEWPAKLDMTRRTDFRHVKSTFTNTPPHKREVCCLIPSSTSDRKGFQDFISYLKQRDCAGVIKIPVMKSMWSRLLFILPYSQDACSMLSVAPPNASDCLIALVLPKETNFEWV from the exons ATGGCGATGTCATCTTCCGAACAACCACTGAAGAAGCGAAGGCTGTTCGATCCGCCACCGGATACCGTGTCTCAGCCGGAGACCTCCGTGGCTCCACCGACCACTCCACCTCCGTTGTCTCAAGAGGAAATTCTCTTGAGGAGGAGAAACAGGGACGAGATTCGAAGTGTTTACGAGAATTACAAAAGGATTAAGTCTTGCATTTCCCTGAAAGGCAAAGATGCTCGGTGCATGCCTGAGCTTGAACAAGCTTACCATGCTCTAATAACTGCTTCTAGAG GTTGTTTAAGTGTACAGCGTCTTGTGGCCGATTTTGTTCCTCGATATGCCTCACACTGTCCAACTGCTCTTGAATCTGCTACGAAAGCCATCATCGATGTGCATAACTCTAGCTTGGCAGTGATAAGTAGGGGAGAAGATGCTGACAATGTCGCATTCCAAACTGCTAAAGCTTGCATTTTTGGTCTGGCTGATATTTGTTCGATGGCTTCTATAGAGGCACCAAGTTCATTGGTTGCAAGAGGCATCTGCTCAACTGTTTTCCAGAACGTTCTCTcgtttctcatagcatccttccAGGGGAAGGAATTGTTTCAAATTGTTGATAGAGATATTTGTAAAATTCTGGATTCTGATGAAATGTTTTCCAAGCTAAAGCAAAAATTTTCTGATGAAGATGAATCTTCATTGACTAAGTTATTCAAATTACGAATTTTGAGTCTACTCCGGATTCTATCCTGTTGTCCAAAAAAATTGCTCTCTGCCTGCTTTGAGCTCATCAGGTCATCTGAAACTGATGAAGCTGATAAAGGGCTATATTTTCTGAGACAGGCAACAGGCAGGCTTGATGATCTTGATCCCACTTGTGGTTtagataaaataaaagtagagCCTAAAAGCTGTATGGATTCCCTTGGAACAAGCACCAAAACCAGTGTGCTTTCTGGTGAGACACCTGGATCAGATAGTTGCACTGCCATAGAAGATTCATCTTCTGTTCTGAAGAGCTCTTTGTTGGgtctg GTTTTTGGTAAAAATCCATCCTTGAGAAATTGGATGCTCTTAAAGTACAAGAAATTATGCAAGTCATCTCCGGCTAAATCTGTGCCGGAGATTGTATCTAGCTTGGAAGGAATCTTTGAATTGTTTGGGGAAGGTATTAATATGGAAGCCAGTCTAGTAGACAGTGATGAGGATGATTCTGATTCCTCTAAATTTTCTAGTCAGCCAAACTTGATTTCTAGAGGTTCTAATCAACATGAAACCTTGAGTGACCAATCTGGAAGAGGTAAATCAAGCAATGAGACTTGTATTGAAAATTTGTCAGGTCAATATCTGAATCCCCACATTGTTCCTCCAGAAACCAATCTCCACTTAAATGCTGGTTCTAGTCATGATAGTGGAGGTTCAAGGTCCATGGACTTCGAAAGGCATGACCATGGGGATTTGACCAGTAGTAGGTCTTCTGTTCCAAGGGACCAATCAAGCCATCAGTTGCTTTCACCTGCTACTAGAACCCCACGGGACTTAAGGGGTAATTCTTTTGAGGGTAGAAATCACTTTAAGAATGTTGACATGAGTCAAGGTTCAAATTCAAGCGGCACTTCTGCCTTAAGATCTGCTAGTGGAGGTGTAAACAATGCTTTGGCGTCACCCAGTAATCGTTATGGAGCATCTTCTCTAAGTGTGTGGTATTTTGATAGTGATCCTGCTAGCTTGGGTATTTTCTCAGCTTCTCGGCAGCTATGGTTGGGATCTTTAGGGCCTGATGCATCTGAGGGTTACATAAGGTTTGAGCTAGAGCGGTTTGGTCCCATTGAGCAATTTTTCTTCTTTCCAGTTAAAGGATTTGCTTTGGTTGAGTATAGAAACATCATTGATGCGATAAGAGCTAGGGAATATATCCGTGGCTGTTTTCCTTGGCGAGTAATGTTCATGGATATAGGGTTGGGAACCAGGGGTTCTGTGAATGGTGTTTCTGTTGGTTCTAGTTCTCATGTTTATGTAGGAAACATTTCGAGTCAATGGGCAAAGGACGAAACTTTGCATGAATCAAGGAAAGTGATCTACAAGGGTCCTTACATGGTTATTGATCTTACTTGTGAATGTGCATTGCTGCTGGAATATGAAACTCCTGAAGAAGCTGCTGCTGTTATGGCACATCTTAGACAACATCGAAAAGAACGAAACGGCCATATGCCTCCATTTAATGCAGCGGCACCTGCTGTCTCTATGCCCCATGTTGACAGTGGAAGGTCTGGTGCTGCTCCACCTATCCATGCTGACATAATAAACAATACGTCTGGAAACATGTCTAGCAGCTCAATGGAACTTGTATCTCCAAAGTTAAGGATGGAGAATCATGGAACTCCAGCACCTGGTGCACATCCATTTCAGTCAAACTGGCCTCCTGAAGGTGCAGTGAGAAAAGGTGATGGTTATGACAACAACCTTATTGCAGATCCTGCACAAGGGG GTGGTGCTGCTGTCTCTGGTGCCTCTGCACAAGTATGGAGTTATCAGAAACCTGAAAGTGAGATGCATTCTGCACCTGGGAGCATGCCATGCATCATGCCTATAGCAACACAAAACCTTACTGCTCCACCACCACCCCCACAACTCCAAGCACCTCCATTTATGCGACCTGTTTACCATCCTCCAAACAGTTCCTGGGATCCCAGAGGTTTGAATCACCAGTTTCCTCAAAATCCAATTTCACCTGGTGTAGTGCCTAATACATTTCATGGCAATGCTGTTCCACCTCCACCTCCACCTCCCTTTGTATCTGCTTCTGTGACTCCACTTGCTCAGATGCAAGGACCTCCAGTGCAGCATTTTGAGCAGAGGTTTCCTCATCCTGTTGTTCCGCCACCTCTATCATCAATGCCACCTCCGCCGCCACCGCCTCTATCTCCACCACCATTGCCTCAGTCGTTGCCACCTCTGGTTCCCCCTCCACCTAATTCACCGCCTCCTCCCCCTCCTCCACCTATAGCAGAATCAACTGACATGGGTAGTTCTGAACAGTGTGTAAAGTATCAGTGGCAGGGCTCATTATGTAAGAGTGGAGCTCATTATTGCACAATTTATGCTCAGAGACTAGATTCAGATCTTTGCAAATATTCAAATGCCAGTCCTGAGCCCACAGA ATGGCCTGCTAAACTAGACATGACCAGGCGCACAGATTTTCGGCATGTGAAGTCAACATTCACCAATACCCCACCACATAAA AGAGAAGTTTGTTGTTTGATCCCTTCTTCCACAAGTGACCGTAAAGGC TTTCAGGATTTTATTTCATACTTGAAGCAGAGAGATTGTGCAGGAGTTATTAAGATTCCAGTAATGAAATCCATGTGGTCCAGGCTTCTTTTTATTCTTCCATACTCGCAAGATGCATGTTCCATGCTTTCTGTTGCACCACCTAATGCATCTGACTGCCTCATTGCCCTGGTTTTGCCCAAAGAAACAAACTTTGAGTGGGTTTGA
- the LOC108453092 gene encoding uncharacterized protein LOC108453092 isoform X2 encodes MAMSSSEQPLKKRRLFDPPPDTVSQPETSVAPPTTPPPLSQEEILLRRRNRDEIRSVYENYKRIKSCISLKGKDARCMPELEQAYHALITASRGCLSVQRLVADFVPRYASHCPTALESATKAIIDVHNSSLAVISRGEDADNVAFQTAKACIFGLADICSMASIEAPSSLVARGICSTVFQNVLSFLIASFQGKELFQIVDRDICKILDSDEMFSKLKQKFSDEDESSLTKLFKLRILSLLRILSCCPKKLLSACFELIRSSETDEADKGLYFLRQATGRLDDLDPTCGLDKIKVEPKSCMDSLGTSTKTSVLSGETPGSDSCTAIEDSSSVLKSSLLGLVFGKNPSLRNWMLLKYKKLCKSSPAKSVPEIVSSLEGIFELFGEGINMEASLVDSDEDDSDSSKFSSQPNLISRGSNQHETLSDQSGRGKSSNETCIENLSGQYLNPHIVPPETNLHLNAGSSHDSGGSRSMDFERHDHGDLTSSRSSVPRDQSSHQLLSPATRTPRDLRGNSFEGRNHFKNVDMSQGSNSSGTSALRSASGGVNNALASPSNRYGASSLSVWYFDSDPASLGIFSASRQLWLGSLGPDASEGYIRFELERFGPIEQFFFFPVKGFALVEYRNIIDAIRAREYIRGCFPWRVMFMDIGLGTRGSVNGVSVGSSSHVYVGNISSQWAKDETLHESRKVIYKGPYMVIDLTCECALLLEYETPEEAAAVMAHLRQHRKERNGHMPPFNAAAPAVSMPHVDSGRSGAAPPIHADIINNTSGNMSSSSMELVSPKLRMENHGTPAPGAHPFQSNWPPEGAVRKGGAAVSGASAQVWSYQKPESEMHSAPGSMPCIMPIATQNLTAPPPPPQLQAPPFMRPVYHPPNSSWDPRGLNHQFPQNPISPGVVPNTFHGNAVPPPPPPPFVSASVTPLAQMQGPPVQHFEQRFPHPVVPPPLSSMPPPPPPPLSPPPLPQSLPPLVPPPPNSPPPPPPPPIAESTDMGSSEQCVKYQWQGSLCKSGAHYCTIYAQRLDSDLCKYSNASPEPTEWPAKLDMTRRTDFRHVKSTFTNTPPHKREVCCLIPSSTSDRKGFQDFISYLKQRDCAGVIKIPVMKSMWSRLLFILPYSQDACSMLSVAPPNASDCLIALVLPKETNFEWV; translated from the exons ATGGCGATGTCATCTTCCGAACAACCACTGAAGAAGCGAAGGCTGTTCGATCCGCCACCGGATACCGTGTCTCAGCCGGAGACCTCCGTGGCTCCACCGACCACTCCACCTCCGTTGTCTCAAGAGGAAATTCTCTTGAGGAGGAGAAACAGGGACGAGATTCGAAGTGTTTACGAGAATTACAAAAGGATTAAGTCTTGCATTTCCCTGAAAGGCAAAGATGCTCGGTGCATGCCTGAGCTTGAACAAGCTTACCATGCTCTAATAACTGCTTCTAGAG GTTGTTTAAGTGTACAGCGTCTTGTGGCCGATTTTGTTCCTCGATATGCCTCACACTGTCCAACTGCTCTTGAATCTGCTACGAAAGCCATCATCGATGTGCATAACTCTAGCTTGGCAGTGATAAGTAGGGGAGAAGATGCTGACAATGTCGCATTCCAAACTGCTAAAGCTTGCATTTTTGGTCTGGCTGATATTTGTTCGATGGCTTCTATAGAGGCACCAAGTTCATTGGTTGCAAGAGGCATCTGCTCAACTGTTTTCCAGAACGTTCTCTcgtttctcatagcatccttccAGGGGAAGGAATTGTTTCAAATTGTTGATAGAGATATTTGTAAAATTCTGGATTCTGATGAAATGTTTTCCAAGCTAAAGCAAAAATTTTCTGATGAAGATGAATCTTCATTGACTAAGTTATTCAAATTACGAATTTTGAGTCTACTCCGGATTCTATCCTGTTGTCCAAAAAAATTGCTCTCTGCCTGCTTTGAGCTCATCAGGTCATCTGAAACTGATGAAGCTGATAAAGGGCTATATTTTCTGAGACAGGCAACAGGCAGGCTTGATGATCTTGATCCCACTTGTGGTTtagataaaataaaagtagagCCTAAAAGCTGTATGGATTCCCTTGGAACAAGCACCAAAACCAGTGTGCTTTCTGGTGAGACACCTGGATCAGATAGTTGCACTGCCATAGAAGATTCATCTTCTGTTCTGAAGAGCTCTTTGTTGGgtctg GTTTTTGGTAAAAATCCATCCTTGAGAAATTGGATGCTCTTAAAGTACAAGAAATTATGCAAGTCATCTCCGGCTAAATCTGTGCCGGAGATTGTATCTAGCTTGGAAGGAATCTTTGAATTGTTTGGGGAAGGTATTAATATGGAAGCCAGTCTAGTAGACAGTGATGAGGATGATTCTGATTCCTCTAAATTTTCTAGTCAGCCAAACTTGATTTCTAGAGGTTCTAATCAACATGAAACCTTGAGTGACCAATCTGGAAGAGGTAAATCAAGCAATGAGACTTGTATTGAAAATTTGTCAGGTCAATATCTGAATCCCCACATTGTTCCTCCAGAAACCAATCTCCACTTAAATGCTGGTTCTAGTCATGATAGTGGAGGTTCAAGGTCCATGGACTTCGAAAGGCATGACCATGGGGATTTGACCAGTAGTAGGTCTTCTGTTCCAAGGGACCAATCAAGCCATCAGTTGCTTTCACCTGCTACTAGAACCCCACGGGACTTAAGGGGTAATTCTTTTGAGGGTAGAAATCACTTTAAGAATGTTGACATGAGTCAAGGTTCAAATTCAAGCGGCACTTCTGCCTTAAGATCTGCTAGTGGAGGTGTAAACAATGCTTTGGCGTCACCCAGTAATCGTTATGGAGCATCTTCTCTAAGTGTGTGGTATTTTGATAGTGATCCTGCTAGCTTGGGTATTTTCTCAGCTTCTCGGCAGCTATGGTTGGGATCTTTAGGGCCTGATGCATCTGAGGGTTACATAAGGTTTGAGCTAGAGCGGTTTGGTCCCATTGAGCAATTTTTCTTCTTTCCAGTTAAAGGATTTGCTTTGGTTGAGTATAGAAACATCATTGATGCGATAAGAGCTAGGGAATATATCCGTGGCTGTTTTCCTTGGCGAGTAATGTTCATGGATATAGGGTTGGGAACCAGGGGTTCTGTGAATGGTGTTTCTGTTGGTTCTAGTTCTCATGTTTATGTAGGAAACATTTCGAGTCAATGGGCAAAGGACGAAACTTTGCATGAATCAAGGAAAGTGATCTACAAGGGTCCTTACATGGTTATTGATCTTACTTGTGAATGTGCATTGCTGCTGGAATATGAAACTCCTGAAGAAGCTGCTGCTGTTATGGCACATCTTAGACAACATCGAAAAGAACGAAACGGCCATATGCCTCCATTTAATGCAGCGGCACCTGCTGTCTCTATGCCCCATGTTGACAGTGGAAGGTCTGGTGCTGCTCCACCTATCCATGCTGACATAATAAACAATACGTCTGGAAACATGTCTAGCAGCTCAATGGAACTTGTATCTCCAAAGTTAAGGATGGAGAATCATGGAACTCCAGCACCTGGTGCACATCCATTTCAGTCAAACTGGCCTCCTGAAGGTGCAGTGAGAAAAG GTGGTGCTGCTGTCTCTGGTGCCTCTGCACAAGTATGGAGTTATCAGAAACCTGAAAGTGAGATGCATTCTGCACCTGGGAGCATGCCATGCATCATGCCTATAGCAACACAAAACCTTACTGCTCCACCACCACCCCCACAACTCCAAGCACCTCCATTTATGCGACCTGTTTACCATCCTCCAAACAGTTCCTGGGATCCCAGAGGTTTGAATCACCAGTTTCCTCAAAATCCAATTTCACCTGGTGTAGTGCCTAATACATTTCATGGCAATGCTGTTCCACCTCCACCTCCACCTCCCTTTGTATCTGCTTCTGTGACTCCACTTGCTCAGATGCAAGGACCTCCAGTGCAGCATTTTGAGCAGAGGTTTCCTCATCCTGTTGTTCCGCCACCTCTATCATCAATGCCACCTCCGCCGCCACCGCCTCTATCTCCACCACCATTGCCTCAGTCGTTGCCACCTCTGGTTCCCCCTCCACCTAATTCACCGCCTCCTCCCCCTCCTCCACCTATAGCAGAATCAACTGACATGGGTAGTTCTGAACAGTGTGTAAAGTATCAGTGGCAGGGCTCATTATGTAAGAGTGGAGCTCATTATTGCACAATTTATGCTCAGAGACTAGATTCAGATCTTTGCAAATATTCAAATGCCAGTCCTGAGCCCACAGA ATGGCCTGCTAAACTAGACATGACCAGGCGCACAGATTTTCGGCATGTGAAGTCAACATTCACCAATACCCCACCACATAAA AGAGAAGTTTGTTGTTTGATCCCTTCTTCCACAAGTGACCGTAAAGGC TTTCAGGATTTTATTTCATACTTGAAGCAGAGAGATTGTGCAGGAGTTATTAAGATTCCAGTAATGAAATCCATGTGGTCCAGGCTTCTTTTTATTCTTCCATACTCGCAAGATGCATGTTCCATGCTTTCTGTTGCACCACCTAATGCATCTGACTGCCTCATTGCCCTGGTTTTGCCCAAAGAAACAAACTTTGAGTGGGTTTGA